One Elaeis guineensis isolate ETL-2024a chromosome 10, EG11, whole genome shotgun sequence genomic window carries:
- the LOC105059911 gene encoding peptidyl-prolyl cis-trans isomerase FKBP13, chloroplastic, translating into MAGKGLSSLKYVIWLEFGAMVASSSSSPPALLLLRPGTATKHPHSLSITSTSTPFPPTTNPNPSLIAVRRREASAALAGFLLSRLILDPTALLLAPPAVAAAEVPPVSPPCSLTVAPSGLAFCDRVVGTGAEATKGQLIKAHYVGRLENGKVFDSSYDRGRPLTFRVGVGEVIKGWDQGILGGDGIPPMLAGGKRTLKLPPELAYGMRGAGCKGGSCIIPPDSTLLFDVEFIGKG; encoded by the exons ATGGCCGGCAAAGGCTTATCCAGTCTCAAGTACGTAATTTGGTTGGAGTTTGGAGCCATggtcgcctcctcctcctcctccccaccaGCCCTTCTACTTCTCCGTCCCGGCACCGCCACCAAACACCCCCACTCCCTCTCCATCACCAGCACTTCAACCCCATTTCCACCCACCACCAATCCCAACCCCTCCCTCATCGCAGTCCGCCGACGAGAGGCCTCCGCCGCCCTCGCCGGCTTCCTCCTCTCCCGACTAATTCTTGATCCCACCGCCCTCCTCCTTGCCCCTCCCGCAGTCGCCGCCGCCGAAGTTCCTCCCGTCTCTCCCCCGTGCTCGCTCACCGTCGCCCCCTCCGGCCTCGCCTTCTGCGACCGCGTCGTCGGCACCGGCGCCGAGGCCACCAAAGGCCAGCTCATCAAG GCGCATTATGTGGGGAGATTGGAGAACGGGAAGGTGTTCGACAGCAGCTATGACCGCGGCCGGCCGCTTACGTTTCGCGTCGGTGTTGGGGAG GTCATTAAAGGCTGGGATCAGGGTATTTTAGGTGGTGATGGGATTCCACCTATGCTTGCTG GTGGTAAGCGCACATTAAAGCTTCCTCCAGAGCTAGCTTATGGTATGAGAGGTGCAGGTTGTAAAGGAG GTTCTTGCATTATTCCACCGGATTCTACTCTTCTTTTTGATGTCGAATTCATTGGCAAGGGATAA